A window of [Chlorobium] sp. 445 contains these coding sequences:
- a CDS encoding radical SAM protein, whose amino-acid sequence MADRPYIFFELTSSLCSQCLRKVEAKIIFQDGQVYLVKRCPEHGYEKVLISTDVEYYKMQRAFLKPGQLVKKFNTSVQYGCPYDCGICTDHEQHGCLTLVEITDYCNLTCPVCYAESSPQRLKHRSFEQVEFMLDCIVHNECEPDVVQISGGEPTLHPDFFRILDAAKARPIKHLMVNTNGIRIAEDAAFARRLRDYMPDFEIYLQFDSFEEHVLRELRGADLRRIRLKALERLNDLEISTTLVVTLKKGLNDHEIGRIIEFALEQPCVRGVTFQPIQVAGRTEDVNPETDRLTLAEVRQEILRQTSLFKPEDLIPVPCHPDNIAMGYALKLGGKVIPLTGMIDPQVLLNTTSSTIIYEQHQDVQAHLIKLFSTSPSPTSCALSLKKLLCCLPMVLAPKELSYKNVFRLIIMQFMDAYNFDVRSVKRTCVHIVHPDGRLIPFDTFNLFYRDNKEAYLKKLQTEYAPKQIVESQELR is encoded by the coding sequence ATGGCAGATCGACCCTACATTTTCTTCGAGCTAACAAGTAGCCTTTGTTCGCAGTGCCTACGCAAAGTTGAAGCAAAAATCATTTTCCAAGATGGGCAGGTGTATCTCGTCAAGCGTTGCCCTGAGCATGGCTACGAAAAGGTGCTGATTTCGACCGATGTCGAGTACTACAAAATGCAGCGCGCGTTCTTGAAGCCCGGTCAACTCGTTAAAAAATTTAACACATCCGTTCAATATGGGTGTCCGTACGACTGCGGGATATGCACAGATCATGAACAACACGGCTGCCTAACGCTAGTGGAAATTACAGACTATTGCAACCTCACATGTCCAGTGTGTTATGCAGAATCATCACCGCAACGCCTCAAACACCGTTCATTTGAGCAAGTAGAGTTCATGCTGGACTGCATTGTGCATAACGAGTGTGAACCTGATGTGGTGCAGATTTCAGGGGGTGAGCCGACTTTGCACCCCGACTTTTTCAGAATACTCGATGCCGCTAAGGCTCGCCCAATTAAACACTTGATGGTGAACACCAATGGCATTCGCATTGCTGAAGATGCCGCCTTTGCAAGGCGTCTTAGAGACTATATGCCTGACTTTGAGATTTACCTGCAGTTCGATTCATTTGAAGAGCATGTCTTGAGAGAACTGCGCGGTGCAGATTTGCGACGCATTCGTCTGAAAGCCTTAGAGCGATTAAACGACCTTGAGATTTCGACGACGCTAGTTGTAACACTCAAAAAAGGCTTAAACGACCACGAAATTGGTCGCATCATTGAGTTTGCCTTAGAGCAGCCGTGCGTGCGTGGCGTAACCTTTCAGCCAATTCAAGTCGCAGGGCGCACCGAAGACGTCAATCCAGAAACAGACAGACTCACACTTGCTGAAGTGCGCCAAGAAATTTTGCGCCAGACGAGCCTCTTCAAGCCTGAAGACCTTATCCCCGTGCCATGCCATCCCGATAACATTGCAATGGGCTATGCACTGAAACTTGGCGGCAAAGTGATTCCGCTGACAGGAATGATCGACCCACAAGTCTTACTCAATACAACCAGCAGCACGATTATCTATGAGCAACATCAGGATGTGCAAGCGCATCTTATCAAACTGTTTTCAACTTCACCGTCGCCAACTTCGTGCGCGCTTTCACTAAAGAAACTCTTATGCTGCTTGCCAATGGTACTGGCGCCAAAGGAACTCTCTTACAAGAATGTCTTTCGCCTGATCATCATGCAGTTTATGGACGCCTACAATTTTGATGTACGCTCGGTCAAACGCACCTGTGTGCATATCGTGCATCCCGATGGGCGCCTCATTCCATTTGATACTTTTAACCTCTTTTACCGTGATAATAAAGAGGCCTATCTAAAAAAGCTCCAAACTGAATATGCCCCAAAACAAATCGTTGAAAGCCAGGAACTCAGATGA
- a CDS encoding GTPase Era yields the protein MQSSQSEPAKTPENFRAGFAAIIGEPNVGKSTLLNAVLGEKLSIVTRKPQTTRKKILGIYSSDDCQIVFIDTPGIMQPKYKLHSAMLSAAESARHDADVVLFIIDAAHYVAKNRMLKDDLAFQRILNATQPIILVVNKIDLLHKDDLVVLLDRLSKEFDFKEIVPLSALNAVNVGELIHAIRPYLPNTEPLYPTDILSTASERFFVSELIREKIFEQFSEEVPYSTEVEVEEFKEQYEQSGRKDVVRCAIVVERESQKAILIGKGGAAIKKLGEAARKEIEAFLQRPIYLELFVKVRPGWREKDSQLRQFGYQ from the coding sequence ATGCAAAGTTCACAAAGCGAACCAGCAAAGACGCCTGAAAATTTCCGAGCAGGATTTGCTGCAATTATTGGGGAACCAAATGTGGGCAAATCCACACTGCTCAATGCAGTGCTTGGTGAAAAACTCTCTATCGTTACGCGAAAGCCACAAACCACACGAAAAAAAATCTTAGGAATTTATTCAAGCGATGATTGCCAAATAGTTTTTATTGACACGCCGGGCATTATGCAGCCAAAGTATAAACTGCATAGTGCGATGCTAAGTGCAGCAGAGAGCGCAAGACATGATGCTGATGTCGTACTCTTCATCATCGATGCGGCACATTACGTGGCAAAAAATCGCATGCTCAAAGATGATCTTGCTTTTCAGCGCATTCTAAATGCAACCCAGCCTATCATTTTAGTGGTTAATAAAATCGATTTGCTGCACAAAGATGATCTAGTGGTCTTGCTCGATAGACTCTCAAAAGAATTTGACTTCAAGGAAATCGTGCCGCTCTCAGCATTGAACGCTGTGAATGTGGGCGAACTCATACATGCCATTCGACCCTACTTGCCCAACACCGAGCCACTCTACCCAACCGATATTTTGAGTACAGCATCAGAGCGTTTTTTTGTGAGCGAACTTATCCGAGAGAAAATTTTTGAGCAATTTTCCGAAGAAGTGCCTTACTCAACTGAAGTCGAAGTCGAAGAGTTCAAAGAACAGTATGAGCAGTCGGGGAGAAAGGATGTGGTGCGCTGCGCAATTGTGGTAGAGCGTGAATCGCAAAAAGCTATATTGATTGGCAAAGGCGGCGCAGCAATCAAAAAACTCGGTGAAGCAGCGCGCAAAGAGATAGAAGCATTTTTGCAGCGACCGATTTATCTTGAACTTTTCGTAAAAGTGCGTCCGGGCTGGCGAGAAAAAGATAGCCAATTGCGCCAGTTTGGTTACCAGTGA
- a CDS encoding rod shape-determining protein RodA, with protein sequence MRERTGQFPIDFVILFSTLTLVAFGLAAIYSTSHGVGVMTNFHKQLLWLSISLVAMTVVMFLPYRFFQDWAYLLYALSILALIVVLILGRKVSGSLSWIQIAGASFQPSEVTKFTTIIALARYLSHRETNIRSLRGFLTALGIVLLPVALIMLQPDTGTALTYLTFIVPMFVLAGFEFYYVLVLAVPVAFALVGFINLYILTALAGVVLFILLSMRQKPWLSIASIGAGITAGIMTNVYAEKVLKPHQLKRIQTFLDPMLDPQGAGYNALQAKVAIGSGGLFGKGFLQGTQTQLRFIPAQWTDFIFCVIGEEFGFIGCAIVLLAFFILILRLLMLANSIKNKFTLLMLAGIASLFLGHIVVNVGMTVGLMPVIGIPLPFLSYGAHHFFANFIAIGLALNVYRNRRDLSFS encoded by the coding sequence ATGCGTGAGCGTACAGGACAATTCCCGATTGACTTTGTCATCTTGTTTAGCACGCTGACTCTGGTTGCTTTCGGTCTTGCTGCAATCTACAGCACTAGCCATGGCGTTGGTGTGATGACAAACTTTCACAAGCAACTGCTCTGGCTGAGTATCAGTCTTGTTGCCATGACGGTTGTGATGTTTCTGCCTTACCGCTTTTTCCAAGATTGGGCATACCTGCTGTATGCGCTTTCCATTCTTGCCTTAATTGTTGTACTGATTCTGGGACGCAAAGTCTCAGGCTCGCTGAGCTGGATTCAGATAGCAGGTGCAAGTTTTCAGCCGTCAGAGGTCACAAAGTTTACAACCATTATCGCACTGGCACGATACCTTTCGCACCGTGAGACGAATATCCGCTCGCTTAGAGGCTTTCTTACTGCACTTGGCATTGTGCTATTGCCCGTGGCACTCATTATGTTGCAGCCTGATACAGGCACGGCGCTCACTTACCTTACTTTCATTGTGCCGATGTTTGTGCTCGCTGGATTTGAGTTTTACTATGTCCTCGTGCTTGCTGTGCCTGTTGCCTTTGCACTTGTTGGGTTTATCAACCTCTACATTTTAACTGCGCTTGCAGGCGTTGTGCTGTTCATCTTGCTTTCTATGCGTCAGAAGCCCTGGCTTTCGATTGCCTCGATTGGCGCTGGAATCACAGCGGGTATTATGACCAACGTCTATGCAGAAAAAGTCTTAAAGCCGCATCAACTCAAGCGCATTCAAACTTTTTTAGACCCGATGTTAGATCCGCAAGGTGCAGGCTACAACGCCCTGCAAGCCAAAGTCGCCATTGGCTCTGGTGGTCTCTTTGGCAAAGGATTTCTGCAAGGCACGCAAACGCAACTGCGCTTTATTCCAGCGCAGTGGACCGACTTTATTTTTTGTGTCATCGGTGAAGAATTTGGCTTTATTGGCTGCGCAATTGTGTTGCTGGCATTTTTCATTTTGATTTTACGCCTGCTTATGCTTGCCAACAGTATAAAAAACAAGTTTACGCTGCTGATGCTTGCTGGCATTGCTTCGCTTTTTCTGGGGCATATTGTCGTCAATGTTGGCATGACGGTCGGGCTTATGCCGGTCATTGGTATTCCCTTGCCTTTTCTTTCCTACGGCGCTCATCACTTTTTCGCCAATTTTATTGCAATAGGACTTGCACTCAATGTCTATCGTAACCGCAGAGACCTCTCTTTCTCTTGA
- a CDS encoding lipid A biosynthesis acyltransferase, whose protein sequence is MAKPLTGSYKCLTIANAVESFKAKVMKQPIKQVRDWLLYQLIRACAAIVQRLSKERLRTLAERLGNWLYDGLKLRRKLVEQNLLVAFPEKSTEERATIARKMYHGQALNLLEVLRLPLVRTKHDAQALFEIDPSVIDLHCFSKGRGGVIVSAHFGNWELMAVCWALATQPIAIVYKPLSNPYLNTLLNQWRTQCGNELITMSDAPRLGLRRLREGKLLALLSDQSGHSDGYFMPFLGRPASVFLGAAVFALRTNLPMLLAMPIRTASGKYRLEITHIPTDDLTYSQENVHRLATRYTQAIEAYIRRYPEQWFWLHNRWKHQPSLETAEVSSHQMQNETL, encoded by the coding sequence TTGGCAAAACCTTTGACTGGCTCGTACAAATGTCTCACGATTGCAAACGCAGTTGAGAGCTTCAAAGCAAAAGTGATGAAACAACCCATAAAGCAAGTGAGAGATTGGCTGCTCTATCAACTCATTCGAGCATGTGCTGCCATTGTGCAGCGCCTCTCTAAAGAGCGCTTACGCACCCTTGCAGAGCGACTTGGCAATTGGCTCTACGATGGCTTGAAACTGCGCCGTAAGTTAGTCGAACAAAATCTACTTGTGGCTTTTCCTGAAAAGAGCACAGAAGAGCGCGCCACTATTGCCCGAAAAATGTATCACGGTCAAGCCCTCAACCTGCTGGAAGTGCTGCGACTGCCCCTTGTGCGCACCAAGCATGATGCCCAAGCCCTCTTTGAGATTGACCCTAGTGTCATAGACTTGCATTGTTTTTCAAAAGGACGTGGCGGTGTTATTGTCTCTGCGCATTTTGGCAATTGGGAATTGATGGCAGTCTGTTGGGCACTTGCTACGCAACCGATTGCAATTGTCTACAAACCGCTCTCCAATCCATACCTTAACACCTTGCTCAATCAGTGGCGCACACAGTGCGGGAACGAACTTATCACCATGAGCGACGCACCGCGTTTGGGCTTGCGCCGATTGCGCGAGGGGAAACTGCTTGCGCTTCTTAGTGACCAATCAGGACACAGCGATGGCTATTTTATGCCATTTTTAGGACGCCCCGCCTCGGTTTTTCTTGGCGCTGCGGTCTTCGCCCTTCGCACAAATCTGCCGATGTTGCTTGCCATGCCAATTCGCACTGCATCTGGCAAGTATCGCTTGGAGATTACACACATTCCAACCGACGACCTCACCTATAGCCAAGAGAACGTGCATAGACTTGCCACGCGATATACCCAAGCTATTGAAGCCTACATTCGCCGCTACCCCGAGCAGTGGTTTTGGCTGCACAATCGCTGGAAACATCAACCCTCGCTTGAGACGGCTGAAGTTTCAAGCCATCAAATGCAGAATGAGACGCTATGA
- the rfaE2 gene encoding D-glycero-beta-D-manno-heptose 1-phosphate adenylyltransferase, with translation MQQMQELERANVPLDEAQRRVRYAQQLGKTVVFTNGCFDILHAGHVQYLEKAKALGDMLVVAINSDASVRRLKGERRPINSEQDRAYILSRLKPVDLVVLFDDDTPLRVIEALLPDVLVKGNDWAIENIVGKDVVEAAGGEVRTIEFLDGRSTTGTIEKILKAYR, from the coding sequence ATGCAACAGATGCAAGAGTTAGAGCGCGCAAATGTCCCGCTCGACGAAGCACAAAGGAGAGTTCGGTATGCGCAGCAACTTGGCAAAACCGTTGTGTTTACCAATGGCTGTTTTGATATTCTGCATGCAGGGCACGTGCAGTATCTCGAGAAAGCAAAAGCGCTGGGTGATATGCTGGTCGTGGCAATCAACAGCGATGCCTCTGTGCGCCGACTCAAAGGGGAAAGACGACCCATAAACTCTGAGCAAGACCGTGCGTATATCTTGAGTCGTCTGAAGCCAGTTGATCTGGTCGTACTGTTTGATGACGATACACCCCTACGCGTCATTGAGGCACTGCTGCCAGATGTGTTGGTCAAAGGCAACGATTGGGCAATAGAAAATATTGTGGGCAAAGATGTGGTTGAAGCAGCAGGCGGCGAAGTGCGCACAATCGAGTTCTTAGACGGACGCTCTACGACGGGTACAATCGAGAAAATTTTGAAAGCATACCGATAA
- a CDS encoding 4-hydroxy-3-methylbut-2-enyl diphosphate reductase, whose product MKVNVDAQSGFCFGVQFAIEMAESELQDTGHLYSLGDIVHNTVEVQRLNQMGLQTISREEFFKLKDTRVLIRAHGEPPETYKFAQEHNIELIDASCPVVLKLQRRARDFYQKGYQILIYGKKEHAEVIGVNGQCNNEAIVIKHADLSDESEIAAIDFKKKTVLLSQTTQDTKGFYELRDNLLKRFAASGNADKFDLASTDAEAAEFLAKDTICRQVSNRDEKLTKFAQQHEVVVFVAGKKSSNGKVLFGVCKAANPRTYFAEHEGELQAEWFQRSDGLPVESVGVCGATSTPMWQMQLIADIIRKKFAPEPIAS is encoded by the coding sequence ATGAAAGTAAATGTTGATGCTCAATCGGGATTTTGTTTTGGCGTGCAGTTTGCCATTGAGATGGCAGAAAGTGAACTGCAAGATACTGGACACCTTTATTCGCTTGGCGATATCGTGCATAATACCGTAGAAGTGCAGCGCCTAAACCAGATGGGGCTGCAAACCATTAGTCGAGAGGAGTTCTTCAAACTCAAAGATACTCGCGTGCTCATCAGAGCGCACGGTGAACCGCCTGAGACCTACAAGTTTGCACAAGAGCACAACATTGAACTCATTGATGCCTCTTGCCCTGTCGTGTTAAAACTTCAACGCCGCGCCCGCGATTTTTACCAGAAAGGCTACCAAATCTTGATTTACGGCAAAAAAGAACATGCAGAAGTTATCGGCGTCAATGGTCAATGCAATAATGAAGCGATTGTTATTAAGCATGCAGATTTGAGTGATGAATCTGAAATAGCTGCGATTGATTTTAAGAAAAAGACAGTTTTGCTCTCTCAAACTACGCAAGACACCAAAGGCTTCTACGAGCTGCGTGATAACCTGCTCAAACGCTTCGCTGCAAGTGGCAACGCTGATAAGTTTGACCTTGCCTCAACGGATGCAGAAGCTGCAGAGTTTCTTGCAAAGGATACCATCTGCCGTCAAGTCTCAAACCGTGATGAAAAGCTAACCAAGTTTGCACAACAGCATGAAGTTGTGGTCTTTGTGGCAGGTAAAAAGAGCTCGAATGGCAAAGTGCTCTTTGGAGTGTGTAAGGCAGCAAATCCACGCACTTATTTTGCTGAACACGAAGGCGAGTTGCAGGCTGAATGGTTCCAGCGCAGCGATGGCTTACCCGTTGAAAGTGTAGGCGTATGCGGGGCAACCTCTACGCCCATGTGGCAAATGCAACTGATTGCTGACATCATTCGCAAAAAATTTGCTCCTGAGCCTATTGCATCATAA